The following proteins are encoded in a genomic region of Musa acuminata AAA Group cultivar baxijiao chromosome BXJ2-11, Cavendish_Baxijiao_AAA, whole genome shotgun sequence:
- the LOC135626440 gene encoding RGG repeats nuclear RNA binding protein A-like isoform X1, with amino-acid sequence MARQDNPFSLLGDDDDGGDVAALLLKVEAKISAAAAAAAAGVVVEEKPKSRTGTDGFLSKPLPPERMERGRGRGGRGRGLGRTGFRSGSTGGADDDAAVKFVSEYLRGFGSDSGGRGRGYAGGRGGRGRGRGRGFHEGQGFDNADMEIQGKGGDGLDERADALSRYELVENREPRYESRKFGDEQKSSGWEEKNFDSDNRRFRGAEGRERRGFGGGKHGYRGGVSQRYVEREPVLDGKSDGWNESQIKEDAPKGKDQTENNALTGDDASGWNLPATTNIPKGAEADNADQKQLVAQEALVETNTKEEDNEMTLHEYAKVLQEKRKALVSLKIEERKVVVDKDFESMQLVERKKEDDFIKLKIEKEKLKKKDNTEKEEKVRKSVSINEFLKPAEGERYIGPSSGRGRGSGGRGRGRGDRGGYRGGYSGRGGHDAATALHFEDPTQFPLLGAAAKKVGMESVICFLGQMLKPLLSCGTEGQRHYPSSYLFFG; translated from the exons ATGGCTCGACAGGACAATCCGTTCTCCCTCCTGGGTGACGACGACGATGGCGGCGATGTCGCAGCCCTCCTTCTGAAAGTCGAGGCCAAGATctctgcggcggcggcggcggcggcggcgggtgtAGTGGTGGAAGAGAAACCGAAGAGCAGGACCGGCACCGATGGGTTCCTTTCTAAACCTCTTCCCCCTG AGCGGATGGAGAGGGGTAGGGGGAGAGGCGGTCGTGGCCGTGGACTTGGGAGAACTGGATTTCGATCTGGTAGCACCGGTGGTGCTGATGATGATGCCGCCGTAAAGTTTGTGAGTGAGTACTTGAGGGGTTTCGGAAGTGATTCTGGTGGGCGTGGCCGGGGATATGCTGGTGGCAGAGGTGGAAGGGGGCGTGGAAGGGGAAGGGGCTTCCATGAGGGCCAGGGATTTGATAATGCTGACATGGAGATCCAGGGCAAGGGCGGAGATGGGCTGGATGAGAGGGCCGACGCCCTCAGCAGATACGAACTTGTGGAGAACCGTGAGCCCAGATATGAGAGTAGGAAGTTTGGCGACGAGCAGAAGAGTTCAGGATGGGAGGAAAAGAATTTTGACAGTGACAACCGTCGCTTCAGAGGTGCTGAGGGCCGTGAAAGGAGGGGGTTTGGTGGAGGCAAACATGGTTACAGAGGTGGTGTTAGCCAGAGGTATGTGGAGAGGGAGCCTGTCCTGGATGGGAAAAGTGATGGATGGAATGAGTCTCAAATTAAAGAGGATGCTCCCAAGGGGAAGGATCAAACTGAGAATAATGCGCTCACTGGTGATGATGCATCTGGATG GAACCTGCCTGCAACTACCAATATCCCGAAGGGGGCAGAGGCAGACAATGCAGATCAGAAGCAATTGGTTGCTCAAGAGGCTCTTGTGGAGACTAATACcaaggaagaggataat GAAATGACCCTCCATGAATATGCAaaggttcttcaagagaaaagaaaggcTTTAGTTTCTCTGAAAATTGAAGAGAGAAAGGTGGTCGTTGACAAGGATTTTGAGAGTATGCAGCTCgttgagagaaagaaagaagatgatTTTATTAAACTG AAAATTGAGAAGGAAAAGCTGAAGAAGAAGGATAAtactgaaaaagaagaaaaagttcgTAAG TCGGTGAGCATAAACGAATTTCTAAAACCTGCGGAGGGAGAGAGGTACATTGGGCCATCATCTGGTCGTGGACGTGGTTCTGGTGGGAGAGGTCGTGGTCGTGGAGATCGTGGTGGATATAGAGGTGGGTATTCAGGGCGGGGAGGCCATGATGCTGCCACCGCACTCCATTTTGAGGATCCTACCCAGTTTCCCCTTTTAGGGGCTGCAGCCAAG AAAGTGGGGATGGAATCTGTGATCTGTTTTCTTGGCCAAATGTTGAAACCGTTGCTCAGCTGTGGGACCGAGGGCCAAAGGCATTATCCGTCTTCCTATTTGTTCTTCGGGTAG
- the LOC135626440 gene encoding RGG repeats nuclear RNA binding protein A-like isoform X2 has product MARQDNPFSLLGDDDDGGDVAALLLKVEAKISAAAAAAAAGVVVEEKPKSRTGTDGFLSKPLPPERMERGRGRGGRGRGLGRTGFRSGSTGGADDDAAVKFVSEYLRGFGSDSGGRGRGYAGGRGGRGRGRGRGFHEGQGFDNADMEIQGKGGDGLDERADALSRYELVENREPRYESRKFGDEQKSSGWEEKNFDSDNRRFRGAEGRERRGFGGGKHGYRGGVSQRYVEREPVLDGKSDGWNESQIKEDAPKGKDQTENNALTGDDASGWNLPATTNIPKGAEADNADQKQLVAQEALVETNTKEEDNEMTLHEYAKVLQEKRKALVSLKIEERKVVVDKDFESMQLVERKKEDDFIKLSVSINEFLKPAEGERYIGPSSGRGRGSGGRGRGRGDRGGYRGGYSGRGGHDAATALHFEDPTQFPLLGAAAKKVGMESVICFLGQMLKPLLSCGTEGQRHYPSSYLFFG; this is encoded by the exons ATGGCTCGACAGGACAATCCGTTCTCCCTCCTGGGTGACGACGACGATGGCGGCGATGTCGCAGCCCTCCTTCTGAAAGTCGAGGCCAAGATctctgcggcggcggcggcggcggcggcgggtgtAGTGGTGGAAGAGAAACCGAAGAGCAGGACCGGCACCGATGGGTTCCTTTCTAAACCTCTTCCCCCTG AGCGGATGGAGAGGGGTAGGGGGAGAGGCGGTCGTGGCCGTGGACTTGGGAGAACTGGATTTCGATCTGGTAGCACCGGTGGTGCTGATGATGATGCCGCCGTAAAGTTTGTGAGTGAGTACTTGAGGGGTTTCGGAAGTGATTCTGGTGGGCGTGGCCGGGGATATGCTGGTGGCAGAGGTGGAAGGGGGCGTGGAAGGGGAAGGGGCTTCCATGAGGGCCAGGGATTTGATAATGCTGACATGGAGATCCAGGGCAAGGGCGGAGATGGGCTGGATGAGAGGGCCGACGCCCTCAGCAGATACGAACTTGTGGAGAACCGTGAGCCCAGATATGAGAGTAGGAAGTTTGGCGACGAGCAGAAGAGTTCAGGATGGGAGGAAAAGAATTTTGACAGTGACAACCGTCGCTTCAGAGGTGCTGAGGGCCGTGAAAGGAGGGGGTTTGGTGGAGGCAAACATGGTTACAGAGGTGGTGTTAGCCAGAGGTATGTGGAGAGGGAGCCTGTCCTGGATGGGAAAAGTGATGGATGGAATGAGTCTCAAATTAAAGAGGATGCTCCCAAGGGGAAGGATCAAACTGAGAATAATGCGCTCACTGGTGATGATGCATCTGGATG GAACCTGCCTGCAACTACCAATATCCCGAAGGGGGCAGAGGCAGACAATGCAGATCAGAAGCAATTGGTTGCTCAAGAGGCTCTTGTGGAGACTAATACcaaggaagaggataat GAAATGACCCTCCATGAATATGCAaaggttcttcaagagaaaagaaaggcTTTAGTTTCTCTGAAAATTGAAGAGAGAAAGGTGGTCGTTGACAAGGATTTTGAGAGTATGCAGCTCgttgagagaaagaaagaagatgatTTTATTAAACTG TCGGTGAGCATAAACGAATTTCTAAAACCTGCGGAGGGAGAGAGGTACATTGGGCCATCATCTGGTCGTGGACGTGGTTCTGGTGGGAGAGGTCGTGGTCGTGGAGATCGTGGTGGATATAGAGGTGGGTATTCAGGGCGGGGAGGCCATGATGCTGCCACCGCACTCCATTTTGAGGATCCTACCCAGTTTCCCCTTTTAGGGGCTGCAGCCAAG AAAGTGGGGATGGAATCTGTGATCTGTTTTCTTGGCCAAATGTTGAAACCGTTGCTCAGCTGTGGGACCGAGGGCCAAAGGCATTATCCGTCTTCCTATTTGTTCTTCGGGTAG
- the LOC135626440 gene encoding RGG repeats nuclear RNA binding protein A-like isoform X3 codes for MARQDNPFSLLGDDDDGGDVAALLLKVEAKISAAAAAAAAGVVVEEKPKSRTGTDGFLSKPLPPERMERGRGRGGRGRGLGRTGFRSGSTGGADDDAAVKFVSEYLRGFGSDSGGRGRGYAGGRGGRGRGRGRGFHEGQGFDNADMEIQGKGGDGLDERADALSRYELVENREPRYESRKFGDEQKSSGWEEKNFDSDNRRFRGAEGRERRGFGGGKHGYRGGVSQRYVEREPVLDGKSDGWNESQIKEDAPKGKDQTENNALTGDDASGWNLPATTNIPKGAEADNADQKQLVAQEALVETNTKEEDNEMTLHEYAKVLQEKRKALVSLKIEERKVVVDKDFESMQLVERKKEDDFIKLKIEKEKLKKKDNTEKEEKVRKSVSINEFLKPAEGERYIGPSSGRGRGSGGRGRGRGDRGGYRGGYSGRGGHDAATALHFEDPTQFPLLGAAAKA; via the exons ATGGCTCGACAGGACAATCCGTTCTCCCTCCTGGGTGACGACGACGATGGCGGCGATGTCGCAGCCCTCCTTCTGAAAGTCGAGGCCAAGATctctgcggcggcggcggcggcggcggcgggtgtAGTGGTGGAAGAGAAACCGAAGAGCAGGACCGGCACCGATGGGTTCCTTTCTAAACCTCTTCCCCCTG AGCGGATGGAGAGGGGTAGGGGGAGAGGCGGTCGTGGCCGTGGACTTGGGAGAACTGGATTTCGATCTGGTAGCACCGGTGGTGCTGATGATGATGCCGCCGTAAAGTTTGTGAGTGAGTACTTGAGGGGTTTCGGAAGTGATTCTGGTGGGCGTGGCCGGGGATATGCTGGTGGCAGAGGTGGAAGGGGGCGTGGAAGGGGAAGGGGCTTCCATGAGGGCCAGGGATTTGATAATGCTGACATGGAGATCCAGGGCAAGGGCGGAGATGGGCTGGATGAGAGGGCCGACGCCCTCAGCAGATACGAACTTGTGGAGAACCGTGAGCCCAGATATGAGAGTAGGAAGTTTGGCGACGAGCAGAAGAGTTCAGGATGGGAGGAAAAGAATTTTGACAGTGACAACCGTCGCTTCAGAGGTGCTGAGGGCCGTGAAAGGAGGGGGTTTGGTGGAGGCAAACATGGTTACAGAGGTGGTGTTAGCCAGAGGTATGTGGAGAGGGAGCCTGTCCTGGATGGGAAAAGTGATGGATGGAATGAGTCTCAAATTAAAGAGGATGCTCCCAAGGGGAAGGATCAAACTGAGAATAATGCGCTCACTGGTGATGATGCATCTGGATG GAACCTGCCTGCAACTACCAATATCCCGAAGGGGGCAGAGGCAGACAATGCAGATCAGAAGCAATTGGTTGCTCAAGAGGCTCTTGTGGAGACTAATACcaaggaagaggataat GAAATGACCCTCCATGAATATGCAaaggttcttcaagagaaaagaaaggcTTTAGTTTCTCTGAAAATTGAAGAGAGAAAGGTGGTCGTTGACAAGGATTTTGAGAGTATGCAGCTCgttgagagaaagaaagaagatgatTTTATTAAACTG AAAATTGAGAAGGAAAAGCTGAAGAAGAAGGATAAtactgaaaaagaagaaaaagttcgTAAG TCGGTGAGCATAAACGAATTTCTAAAACCTGCGGAGGGAGAGAGGTACATTGGGCCATCATCTGGTCGTGGACGTGGTTCTGGTGGGAGAGGTCGTGGTCGTGGAGATCGTGGTGGATATAGAGGTGGGTATTCAGGGCGGGGAGGCCATGATGCTGCCACCGCACTCCATTTTGAGGATCCTACCCAGTTTCCCCTTTTAGGGGCTGCAGCCAAGGCATGA